A window of Mucilaginibacter paludis DSM 18603 contains these coding sequences:
- a CDS encoding tetratricopeptide repeat protein — MKNLRQILFVITVLCCFHFQVIAQNNNTANDLIKQGVDLHNQGKYADAIAQFNEVLKTEPQNGYANYEMAFSLYALKKTKDAIPHLEKAVQSNNASLNVAAYCLLANIYDEDNQHQKAIDTYKTGIKINPDYPQIYFNLGIAYFRNQQYAEAESSAIEAIKHNPKNASSQRLYALVTFHQNKRANALLGFCSFLLLEPTGPRAAEAYGNIQHIIQGGVLKDNNGKTTIALSPKDDKETSTLNLGISMVTLSGQSKKLTGLDLMEYELKSMFSLSGELSQKKTSKNFFDLFFADYFYKLAQSPYMPALTHTVVLTDTKIDNAKWARENAQQISGLAEWIQKTERSF; from the coding sequence ATGAAAAACCTGCGTCAAATCCTGTTTGTTATAACTGTACTTTGTTGTTTTCATTTTCAAGTTATCGCCCAAAACAACAATACCGCCAACGACTTAATTAAGCAGGGAGTAGATTTGCATAACCAGGGGAAATATGCCGACGCTATTGCTCAATTTAACGAGGTGTTAAAAACGGAACCTCAAAACGGATATGCCAATTACGAAATGGCTTTCTCGCTTTACGCATTAAAAAAAACAAAAGATGCCATTCCGCATTTAGAAAAAGCGGTTCAATCTAACAATGCATCGTTAAACGTTGCGGCCTATTGCCTTTTGGCCAATATTTACGACGAAGATAACCAACATCAAAAAGCTATTGACACCTACAAAACAGGCATTAAAATTAACCCAGACTACCCTCAGATTTATTTCAATTTAGGAATTGCCTACTTCAGGAACCAACAGTATGCCGAAGCGGAAAGCAGCGCTATAGAGGCTATTAAGCACAACCCTAAAAATGCCAGCAGCCAGCGCCTGTATGCCCTGGTTACTTTTCACCAAAATAAAAGAGCAAATGCATTGTTGGGCTTTTGCAGCTTTTTATTGTTAGAGCCTACCGGTCCGCGCGCGGCAGAGGCCTACGGTAATATTCAGCATATTATACAAGGGGGAGTATTGAAAGATAATAATGGCAAAACAACCATCGCGCTTTCGCCTAAAGATGATAAAGAAACAAGTACCCTTAATTTAGGAATCTCGATGGTGACGCTGTCCGGTCAATCAAAAAAGTTAACAGGCCTGGATTTGATGGAATATGAGTTAAAAAGTATGTTCAGTTTATCCGGCGAGTTATCTCAAAAGAAAACCAGCAAAAACTTTTTCGATCTGTTTTTTGCCGACTACTTTTATAAACTGGCACAAAGCCCATATATGCCAGCCCTAACCCATACTGTTGTATTAACCGATACCAAAATTGACAATGCCAAATGGGCCAGGGAAAACGCACAACAGATCAGCGGATTGGCCGAGTGGATCCAAAAAACAGAACGGAGTTTTTAA
- a CDS encoding ROK family protein — translation MNELQELVLGIDIGGSHITAGLVDMNTQQVLKQTYFRTLVNSFGTAEEILDSWTVIINKVFNTVNVSEKKIGIAVPGPFDYEAGISYIGGNKKYDSLYGLNIKKLLAQKLNIPEENILFMNDAASFLQGEIFAGVAVNQRNVIGLTFGTGLGTATCQDGVVADAGLWNSPLFDGIAEDYISTRWFLKYYFEKTDINVIDVKALDGIAATSAVARAVFRKFGDNVSVFLKAFIERENPEMIVLGGNISKAYARFLPHLTNNLKKQGINIPIRVTKLGELAPLLGAASCWAKAVTA, via the coding sequence ATGAATGAGTTACAAGAATTGGTTTTAGGAATAGACATTGGCGGATCGCATATTACAGCCGGTTTGGTAGATATGAACACCCAACAGGTTTTAAAACAGACCTATTTTAGAACGCTCGTTAATTCATTTGGTACCGCGGAAGAAATTCTCGACTCCTGGACGGTGATCATTAATAAGGTTTTTAACACCGTGAATGTTTCAGAAAAAAAAATCGGTATTGCCGTGCCGGGCCCTTTTGACTATGAGGCTGGCATATCCTACATAGGGGGGAACAAAAAGTACGACTCGCTTTATGGGTTAAACATTAAAAAATTACTGGCGCAGAAGTTGAACATTCCCGAAGAAAATATTTTGTTTATGAACGATGCTGCCAGTTTTTTACAAGGAGAGATATTTGCCGGTGTCGCCGTTAATCAGCGTAATGTAATTGGGTTAACTTTTGGTACAGGCCTGGGTACCGCTACTTGCCAGGATGGCGTAGTTGCGGATGCAGGCTTGTGGAACTCGCCCCTGTTTGATGGTATTGCCGAAGATTACATATCAACCAGGTGGTTTTTGAAATACTATTTTGAAAAAACCGATATCAATGTGATTGATGTAAAGGCGCTCGACGGTATTGCCGCAACTTCGGCCGTGGCGAGGGCCGTTTTCAGAAAGTTTGGTGATAATGTGTCGGTTTTTCTAAAGGCCTTTATCGAAAGGGAAAATCCCGAAATGATTGTTTTGGGAGGAAATATATCAAAGGCATATGCCAGGTTTTTACCTCACCTTACTAATAATTTAAAAAAGCAGGGTATTAATATTCCAATCCGTGTTACTAAGCTTGGAGAACTTGCTCCTTTACTGGGGGCGGCCAGCTGCTGGGCAAAAGCGGTAACCGCCTGA